The following proteins are encoded in a genomic region of Nicotiana sylvestris chromosome 4, ASM39365v2, whole genome shotgun sequence:
- the LOC138890443 gene encoding uncharacterized protein encodes MADRTMKRPLGIIDDVLVRVDKFILPADFVILDCEVDYDVPIILGKPFLATGKTLVDVEAGKLSLDLDNRKTPPTKSSIEEPLVNATLEVLQKQKKAIGWTLADIQGISLAFCMHKIILEDDAKPFLEHQRSSCGNTYILVAVDYVSKWVEAVALPNNEAQSIIVFLKKSIFTRAFDTLLAKYGVNHKVSTPYHSQVSVQVEVSNREIKSILSKTVNANRTDLSKKLDDALWAYRTTYKTPISMSLYQLVFGKAYHLPVELEHKAM; translated from the exons atggcagatagaacgatgaagagaccattaggtattattgatgatgttcttgtccgggtggacaaatttatcttgccagctgattttgtgatcttggactgtgaggtagattatgatgTCCCAATCATATTGGGTAAACCTTTCCTTGCTACAGGAAagaccttagttgatgtggaagcagg gaaactatctttggaccttgataataggaagactccaccaacaaaatcTTCAATTGAGGAACCACTG gttaatGCCACATTGGAGGTGCTTCAAAAGCaaaagaaggcaattggatggaccttagctgatattcAGGGAATAAGcctcgcattctgtatgcacaagattattctagaagatgatgcaaagcccttcttggaacatcaaaggag ctcgtgtggaaacacatacattcttgtggcggttgactatgtttcaaagtgggttgaagctgtggcttTACCCAATAATGAGGCCCAAAGTATTATtgtgtttctcaagaagagtatttttacaag agcttttgacactttgcttgcaaagtatggtgtcaaccacaaagtttctactccttatcattcTCAAGTGAGtgtccaagttgaagtctcaaatagggaaatcaagagtatattgtcaaagacggtcaatgcaaataggactgatttgtcaaaaaagttggatgatgctctatgggcttataggactacttacaagactccgattagTATGTCTCTGTaccagttggtgtttgggaaagcttaccatctaccagttgagttagagcacaaagccatgtga